The Pseudomonadota bacterium DNA window ACCCCGTTGTATATATCGATGAAAGTTTCAGGGAGGACATCCCTTCCCCCGAGTCCGAGTATGTAGTTTTCTATCTTCACGTCTATGCCGCCGGTGTACATGAGTGTTGCTATCTCATGGAAGAGTGGACCGTTTGCAGCGCCTCCGGGCATGGCACGTTCAACAACGGCAATACGTTTTTTATCCTTTAAGACAGAGAGGAGTTCATCTCCGGGGAATGGCCTGAAGAGCCTCAAACTTACAAAACCTGCCTCTTTGCCCTGCTCTTTCATTTCGTGGATTGCTGTTTTGATGTTTTCTCCTATGGAACCCAGGGCAATGTAGACAAAGTCAGCATTGTCTGTATTGTAGGTCTCTACAGGTTTATAGCGTCTCCCAAAGGTTTTGCTGAAGTCATTCATTACTTCGGTAACCACATCTTTGGAATTAATAAGCGCCATTTCCTGGGCATACTTTGCCTCGGTGTAGAGTTCCGGCATGGCATAAGCACCCATGGTAAGGGGTTTATCCGGGTGTAAGGTATAGAGGGGATTGTATGGGGGCAAGAAGGCATCCACCTCTTCCTGAGAGGGAAATTCAATGGGTTCAATGACATGACTTAAGGAGAAACCATCGAGATTTACCATAATGGGGAGGAGCACCCTTCTGTCCTCTGCAATCTTAAATGCCATAATAGTGGAATCAACGACTTCCTGGCCATTCTCACAGAAGAGCATGATCCATCCGGTATCCCGCGCCGCCATGATGTCAGAATGATCACCCCAGATGGAGAGGGGGGCAGATAATGCACGGTTTACCGCAGCCATGACAATGGGGAATCGCATCCCTGAGGCAATGAAGAGGATTTCGTGCATAAGTTCCATGCCCTGAGAGCTTGTGGAGGTGAAAGTACGTGCACCTGCTGCAGAAGAACCGCAACAGGCAGACATGGCAGAGTGTTCCGACTCGACATTGATATAGACGGCATCAAGCTCACCGTTGGCAACAAGCTCTGCGAGGTGTTCCACTATATGTGTCTGGGGGGTAATGGGATAGGCCGCAATGACCTCAACCCGTGCGAGTTGTGCTGCAATGGATGCGGCTATGGATACTTCGATACCCTTTTTCATCGCTCTTCCTCCACCATATTGATTGCACCTGGTTTACACTCCTTGGCGCAGATGCCACAACCCTTGCAGTAGTTAAGATTGGAGGTGAAGAACCCGTCATCTTTACGAAAGA harbors:
- the porA gene encoding pyruvate ferredoxin oxidoreductase, whose product is MKKGIEVSIAASIAAQLARVEVIAAYPITPQTHIVEHLAELVANGELDAVYINVESEHSAMSACCGSSAAGARTFTSTSSQGMELMHEILFIASGMRFPIVMAAVNRALSAPLSIWGDHSDIMAARDTGWIMLFCENGQEVVDSTIMAFKIAEDRRVLLPIMVNLDGFSLSHVIEPIEFPSQEEVDAFLPPYNPLYTLHPDKPLTMGAYAMPELYTEAKYAQEMALINSKDVVTEVMNDFSKTFGRRYKPVETYNTDNADFVYIALGSIGENIKTAIHEMKEQGKEAGFVSLRLFRPFPGDELLSVLKDKKRIAVVERAMPGGAANGPLFHEIATLMYTGGIDVKIENYILGLGGRDVLPETFIDIYNGVAHTKDTVPVKEKNYDVIGVRG